A DNA window from Pseudodesulfovibrio thermohalotolerans contains the following coding sequences:
- the nifD gene encoding nitrogenase molybdenum-iron protein alpha chain, with amino-acid sequence MAKTKKVVQLMPTDIKEELLKKYPPKVARKRAKQIMINEATEAEAPPEILANVRTIPGIITMRGCTYAGCKGVIMGPTRDILNITHGPIGCGFYSWLTRRNQTDPGPDGENYMPYCFSTDMQDQDIIFGGEKKLAAAIQEAYDIFHPKGICVFATCPVGLIGDDIHAVSKKMKEKFGDCNVFAFSCEGYKGVSQSAGHHIANNQVFSHLVGENEEAKEGKYKINLLGEYNIGGDGFEIDRIFKKCGITNISTFSGNSSYDQFASAQHADLDCVMCHRSINYVADMLETKYGIPWIKVNFIGAESTAKSLRKIAEYFGDKELIDRVEEVIAEEMPEVKAMAEQVRPHTEGKTAMLFVGGSRAHHYQDLFAEMGMKTLSAGYEFAHRDDYEGRHVIPELKPDADSRNIEEITVEADEKLYNPRKTPEELKALEDAGYEFKHYAGLNEQMDKGTLVIDDLNQYEADKLVELLKPDIFCAGIKEKFSIQKLGVPMKQLHSYDSGGPYAGFKGAINFYKEIDRLVTSKVWSYMKAPWQESPELTATFVWE; translated from the coding sequence ATGGCCAAGACGAAGAAAGTGGTGCAGCTCATGCCCACCGACATCAAGGAAGAGCTTCTGAAGAAGTATCCTCCCAAGGTGGCCCGGAAGCGCGCCAAGCAGATAATGATCAATGAAGCCACGGAAGCCGAGGCGCCGCCCGAGATCCTGGCGAACGTCCGCACCATCCCGGGCATCATCACCATGCGCGGTTGCACCTACGCGGGTTGCAAGGGCGTTATCATGGGGCCGACCCGCGACATCCTGAACATCACCCACGGCCCCATCGGCTGTGGATTCTACTCCTGGCTGACCCGTCGCAACCAGACCGATCCCGGTCCGGACGGCGAGAACTACATGCCCTACTGCTTCTCCACGGACATGCAGGACCAGGACATCATCTTCGGCGGCGAGAAGAAGCTCGCGGCCGCCATCCAGGAAGCCTACGACATCTTCCATCCCAAGGGGATCTGCGTCTTCGCCACCTGCCCGGTGGGTCTCATCGGCGACGACATCCACGCGGTCTCCAAGAAGATGAAGGAGAAGTTCGGCGACTGCAACGTCTTCGCCTTCTCCTGCGAGGGGTACAAGGGCGTTTCCCAGTCCGCCGGCCACCACATCGCCAACAACCAGGTCTTCAGCCATCTGGTGGGCGAGAACGAGGAGGCCAAGGAAGGTAAGTACAAGATCAACCTGCTGGGCGAGTACAACATCGGCGGCGACGGTTTCGAGATCGACCGCATCTTCAAGAAGTGCGGCATCACCAACATCTCGACCTTCTCCGGGAATTCGTCCTATGACCAGTTCGCCTCCGCCCAGCACGCCGACCTCGACTGCGTCATGTGCCACCGGTCCATCAACTACGTGGCCGACATGCTTGAGACCAAATACGGCATCCCGTGGATCAAGGTGAACTTCATCGGCGCCGAGTCCACGGCCAAGTCCTTGCGCAAGATCGCCGAGTACTTCGGCGACAAGGAACTCATCGACCGGGTCGAGGAGGTCATCGCCGAGGAGATGCCCGAGGTCAAGGCCATGGCCGAACAGGTCCGCCCGCACACCGAGGGCAAGACCGCCATGCTGTTCGTCGGCGGCTCCCGCGCCCACCACTACCAAGACCTCTTCGCCGAGATGGGCATGAAGACCCTGTCCGCCGGGTACGAGTTCGCCCACCGCGACGACTACGAAGGCCGTCACGTCATCCCCGAGCTCAAGCCCGACGCCGACTCCCGGAACATCGAGGAGATCACGGTCGAGGCCGACGAGAAGCTCTACAACCCGCGCAAGACGCCCGAGGAACTGAAGGCGTTGGAAGACGCCGGTTACGAGTTCAAGCACTACGCGGGCCTGAACGAGCAGATGGACAAGGGCACTCTCGTCATCGACGACCTGAACCAGTACGAGGCCGACAAGCTGGTCGAACTGCTCAAGCCCGACATCTTCTGCGCGGGCATCAAGGAGAAGTTCTCCATCCAGAAGCTCGGCGTGCCCATGAAGCAGCTGCACAGCTACGACTCCGGCGGCCCCTATGCCGGGTTCAAGGGCGCCATCAACTTCTACAAGGAAATTGATCGGCTCGTGACCTCCAAGGTGTGGTCCTACATGAAGGCCCCCTGGCAGGAATCCCCCGAACTGACCGCCACCTTTGTTTGGGAATAG
- a CDS encoding P-II family nitrogen regulator, whose amino-acid sequence MKEVIAVVRMNMMNQTKAALNEAGVDAYFAHAAEGRGKGFVNAAVVEGAESGYEEAAAVLGEKGKLYPKRMVTVVVPDDQVADVVEAVIAANKTGKPGDGKIFVLPVGDAVRVRTAETGAKAIA is encoded by the coding sequence ATGAAGGAAGTCATCGCAGTCGTGCGCATGAACATGATGAACCAGACCAAGGCCGCCTTGAACGAGGCCGGAGTGGACGCCTACTTCGCCCACGCCGCGGAAGGCCGGGGCAAGGGGTTCGTCAACGCCGCCGTCGTCGAGGGCGCGGAGAGCGGCTACGAGGAAGCCGCCGCCGTGCTCGGTGAGAAGGGCAAGCTCTATCCCAAGCGCATGGTAACGGTAGTGGTCCCCGATGATCAGGTGGCCGACGTGGTCGAAGCCGTCATCGCCGCCAACAAGACCGGCAAGCCGGGCGACGGCAAGATCTTTGTCCTGCCCGTCGGCGACGCCGTTCGCGTCAGAACCGCCGAGACCGGCGCTAAGGCCATAGCCTAG
- the nifK gene encoding nitrogenase molybdenum-iron protein subunit beta yields the protein MALLKHTPVEIKERKALTINPAKTCQPIGAMYAALGIHGCLPHSHGSQGCCAYHRSTLTRHYKEPISAATSSFTEGASVFGGHANLVQAIDNIFTVYDPEVIAVHTTCLSETIGDDLKQIFDKATKSGKVPEGKTCLGAATPSYVGSHVTGFSNMVKSMAQLAEPSGHKSHKVNVIPGWVEPADMAEIKRIAEMVGVDITLFPDTDGVLNAPLTGEYKMFPDGGVTVAQLKKTGDAIGTLALGEWCSADAARWLDAKCKVPCTVLDMPFGLAATDRFIDVLRTVAGVSVPESVAFERGQLVDMISDMHQYFYGKRVAIWGDPDQLISMCEFLVSLDMQPVYVVTGTPGKKFEARIKEICADKPFEVKVKAKGDMFLMHQWIKNEPVDLLIGNTYGKYIARDEDIPLLRWGFPILDRQGHQYFPTVGYKGGLRLLEKILTLLLDRKDRDDPETTFELVL from the coding sequence ATGGCTTTACTGAAACATACACCCGTTGAGATCAAGGAGCGCAAGGCGCTCACCATCAACCCGGCCAAGACGTGCCAGCCCATCGGGGCCATGTACGCTGCGCTCGGCATCCACGGATGCCTGCCGCATTCCCACGGCTCCCAGGGTTGCTGCGCCTACCACCGCTCGACACTGACCCGGCACTATAAGGAGCCCATCTCCGCGGCCACCTCGTCCTTCACCGAGGGCGCGTCGGTCTTTGGCGGGCACGCCAACCTGGTGCAGGCCATCGACAACATCTTCACGGTCTACGACCCGGAAGTGATCGCCGTGCACACCACCTGCCTGTCCGAGACCATCGGCGACGATCTGAAACAGATCTTCGACAAGGCCACCAAGTCCGGCAAGGTGCCCGAAGGCAAGACCTGCCTCGGCGCGGCCACCCCGAGCTACGTGGGCTCCCACGTGACCGGCTTCTCCAACATGGTCAAGTCCATGGCCCAGCTGGCCGAGCCGTCCGGGCACAAATCGCACAAGGTCAACGTCATCCCCGGCTGGGTCGAGCCCGCCGACATGGCCGAGATCAAGCGCATCGCCGAAATGGTCGGCGTGGACATCACCCTGTTCCCGGACACCGACGGCGTGCTCAACGCCCCCCTGACCGGCGAATACAAGATGTTCCCGGACGGCGGCGTGACCGTTGCCCAGTTGAAGAAGACCGGCGACGCCATCGGCACCCTGGCCCTCGGGGAGTGGTGCTCGGCCGACGCCGCCCGTTGGCTTGACGCCAAGTGCAAGGTCCCGTGCACCGTGCTGGACATGCCCTTCGGCCTGGCGGCCACCGACCGTTTCATCGACGTGCTGCGCACCGTGGCGGGCGTGTCCGTGCCTGAATCCGTGGCCTTCGAGCGCGGCCAGCTCGTGGACATGATCTCCGACATGCACCAGTACTTCTACGGCAAGCGCGTGGCCATCTGGGGCGACCCGGATCAGCTCATCTCCATGTGCGAGTTCCTGGTCTCCCTGGACATGCAGCCCGTCTACGTCGTCACCGGCACCCCGGGCAAGAAGTTCGAGGCACGCATCAAGGAAATCTGCGCGGACAAGCCGTTCGAGGTCAAAGTCAAGGCCAAGGGCGACATGTTCCTCATGCACCAGTGGATCAAGAACGAGCCGGTCGACCTGCTTATCGGCAACACCTACGGCAAGTACATCGCCCGCGACGAGGACATCCCGCTGTTGCGCTGGGGATTCCCCATCCTGGACCGCCAGGGGCATCAGTACTTCCCCACGGTCGGCTACAAGGGCGGGCTCAGGCTCCTTGAGAAGATCCTGACCCTGCTCCTGGACCGCAAGGACCGCGATGACCCGGAGACGACCTTCGAGCTCGTCCTGTAG